A single window of Gimesia chilikensis DNA harbors:
- a CDS encoding beta-propeller fold lactonase family protein — protein sequence MFLCARSVRFTLPLILTLLSFAPRQTLAGSSSSLLDISTDGKLLACSNRDSGTVSIIDLDKNKKVHEIKVGRHPEGVTFLGDTHKLATAVYDEDVVVFLDANTGKQLGQTEVFDEPYGIVSTSTGDKVYVTLDYPGRIVEINTKTQNVSNEFSVGQHVKGLAISNDDQSLFSTEYYTALVRQTDAKTGKTIDEWEGGSTDNLARQITLHPRRAKAYLPHIRSRITVAHGAGSIFPIVSIVDTKPADGSRRKKIPMDSFQGARVTSNPWDTAITPDGKTFFVVFAGTDDMFVCNVIDDDYRELTFRARLNLGHNPRGVRVAPDGKTFYIYNALDFNIVAYDTDTLQRRATIAVTENPHSEEVLLGKRLFYTALQPMSSRLWISCASCHPDGQPDGKTWHNPEGLRNTQSLAGMAWTHPIHWSADRDEVQDFEHTIRGPLMQGQGLVTGRINESLKAPNKGLSQALDAMAAYSNTHEFTLSPYAKQGLSPAAQRGRELFFSKQTKCATCHSGPFYSDSNPTDKIIRHNVGTAVDNPGELMGPEYDTPTLLGVYRTAPYLSHGKAQTLEEVLTVYNHDDQHGGTSQLSKQERADLIEFLKALPYEDPVPQAEAAGLVRVNK from the coding sequence GTATCGATCATCGACCTGGACAAAAACAAAAAAGTACATGAAATCAAAGTCGGCCGGCACCCCGAGGGTGTCACCTTTCTGGGTGACACGCACAAGTTAGCGACCGCCGTCTACGATGAGGACGTCGTGGTCTTCCTCGATGCAAATACCGGCAAACAACTCGGACAGACAGAAGTCTTCGACGAACCCTACGGCATCGTCTCCACCTCAACAGGTGACAAGGTCTACGTGACACTGGATTATCCGGGCCGCATCGTAGAGATCAATACGAAAACCCAAAACGTCAGCAACGAGTTTTCAGTAGGCCAGCATGTCAAAGGCCTGGCAATTTCCAACGATGACCAGAGCCTGTTTTCCACCGAGTACTACACCGCACTGGTCCGTCAGACTGACGCAAAAACCGGTAAGACCATCGATGAATGGGAAGGTGGCAGCACAGACAATCTCGCTCGCCAAATCACCCTGCACCCCCGACGGGCCAAAGCGTATCTCCCACACATTCGCTCGCGAATTACTGTCGCCCACGGGGCAGGCTCGATCTTTCCCATCGTCTCTATCGTCGACACCAAACCCGCCGATGGCTCACGCCGCAAGAAGATTCCCATGGACTCCTTCCAGGGAGCCCGGGTTACTTCCAACCCCTGGGATACCGCGATTACACCCGATGGCAAAACCTTCTTCGTCGTCTTCGCCGGCACCGACGACATGTTCGTCTGCAATGTCATCGACGACGACTACCGCGAACTGACATTCCGGGCCCGGCTGAATCTGGGACATAATCCCCGCGGGGTCCGCGTCGCGCCCGATGGAAAAACCTTTTACATTTACAACGCACTCGATTTTAACATCGTCGCTTATGACACAGATACCCTGCAGAGAAGAGCCACGATCGCCGTTACCGAGAATCCACACAGCGAAGAAGTGCTCCTCGGCAAACGCCTGTTCTATACCGCGCTGCAGCCCATGTCGAGCCGCCTCTGGATCTCCTGCGCCAGCTGTCATCCCGATGGACAACCTGACGGCAAAACCTGGCACAACCCTGAAGGCCTGCGGAACACCCAGTCCCTGGCCGGTATGGCCTGGACGCACCCGATCCACTGGTCTGCAGACCGGGATGAAGTCCAGGATTTCGAGCATACCATCCGCGGCCCTCTGATGCAGGGACAGGGACTGGTCACCGGCAGAATCAATGAGTCCCTCAAAGCTCCCAATAAAGGTCTCTCACAGGCACTGGATGCCATGGCCGCCTATTCCAACACACATGAATTCACTCTCAGCCCTTACGCCAAACAAGGACTCAGCCCGGCTGCCCAACGGGGACGTGAGCTCTTCTTTTCGAAACAGACAAAGTGCGCCACCTGTCATTCCGGGCCCTTCTATTCCGATTCGAATCCCACCGATAAAATCATTCGACACAACGTGGGCACCGCCGTCGATAACCCCGGCGAACTGATGGGGCCCGAATATGACACCCCTACTCTGCTGGGCGTCTATCGCACCGCTCCCTATCTGTCCCACGGAAAAGCACAGACCCTCGAGGAAGTCCTGACCGTCTATAACCATGACGATCAGCACGGCGGTACCAGTCAGCTCTCCAAACAGGAACGGGCTGACCTCATCGAGTTTCTGAAAGCCCTCCCCTATGAAGACCCGGTCCCGCAGGCAGAAGCCGCCGGACTGGTGAGAGTCAACAAATAA
- a CDS encoding TlpA family protein disulfide reductase produces MSFKPLVFALSLALLSACSQETPTADSTPEETPAAETAVAKTESPAPAIPGAQTFAENGVTAEIANWDQVQEFVQKQKGKVVVVDLWSTWCEPCIAEFPHLVELQKKYPEKVVCVSYNMNYDGSKDSPPESNKEELMDFYTKHNAEIINIISSTPDMDLYEKIDLASIPAAYVYGPDGKLAKRFDNEKQEYGKEGFTYDKHIIPYIDEMLKQPAESKE; encoded by the coding sequence ATGTCATTTAAACCGCTTGTATTCGCGCTCTCACTTGCCCTTCTCTCCGCCTGCAGCCAGGAAACGCCGACTGCCGATTCCACACCGGAGGAGACACCTGCTGCTGAAACCGCTGTTGCAAAAACGGAATCACCGGCCCCTGCCATCCCTGGAGCCCAGACGTTCGCAGAGAACGGAGTGACCGCGGAAATCGCCAACTGGGATCAGGTACAGGAATTCGTTCAGAAACAAAAAGGAAAAGTCGTGGTCGTTGACCTCTGGTCCACCTGGTGCGAGCCCTGCATCGCCGAGTTCCCTCACCTCGTCGAACTGCAGAAAAAGTATCCCGAAAAAGTCGTCTGCGTTTCATACAACATGAATTACGACGGCAGTAAGGACTCCCCTCCCGAATCCAACAAAGAGGAGTTGATGGACTTCTACACCAAACACAATGCGGAGATCATCAACATCATCTCCAGCACCCCCGACATGGATCTATATGAGAAAATCGATCTCGCCTCGATCCCTGCGGCCTACGTATATGGCCCCGACGGGAAGCTGGCCAAACGCTTCGACAATGAAAAACAGGAATACGGGAAAGAGGGTTTCACTTACGATAAACACATCATTCCCTACATTGATGAAATGCTCAAACAGCCCGCAGAGTCTAAAGAGTAA
- a CDS encoding Ldh family oxidoreductase, with protein MPQIEVESALVDATRLKQFCLQLLTEADLHPEEAELVADSLVESNLRGIDSHGVARLPHYLERIRLQSINARPTMQWEPLGEAVGRVDGDHGLGQLAMVKAADHAVELARGSGAGWVSICNSSHCGALAYYGLRIAREGMIGFVFTHVDPMVTPHGSAEPFCGTNPVCITAPGKNEQSLCLDMATSITPWNTVANAATEGVSIPSGWALDANGEVTTDPNEVAALFPFGGFKGSGLGLLIDVLCALLGGAPIGPDIPKMYGDLSQRRLLGGLVGAIDISRFTDVSGFQDRIAEIIQRWGALKPLAAGEKVLYPGEPEALQREERLQTGIPVGLKLIAQFNALAEQRGLQPLEVETSVAEECTSAVTSSTTESVS; from the coding sequence TTGCCACAGATTGAAGTTGAGAGTGCGTTGGTCGATGCGACTCGGTTGAAGCAGTTCTGCCTGCAGTTACTGACCGAGGCGGATCTGCATCCGGAAGAAGCCGAGCTGGTGGCAGACTCGCTGGTGGAATCGAATCTGCGCGGCATCGATTCGCATGGTGTGGCCAGACTGCCGCACTACCTGGAGCGGATCAGGCTGCAGAGCATTAACGCCAGGCCGACGATGCAGTGGGAGCCGCTGGGTGAGGCCGTGGGCCGGGTCGACGGCGATCATGGGCTGGGCCAGCTGGCGATGGTGAAAGCCGCCGACCATGCGGTTGAGCTGGCGCGGGGCTCCGGTGCCGGCTGGGTTTCGATCTGTAATTCTTCGCATTGCGGTGCGCTGGCCTATTATGGTTTGCGGATTGCCCGGGAGGGAATGATCGGGTTTGTGTTTACGCACGTAGATCCGATGGTCACGCCTCACGGTTCTGCTGAGCCCTTCTGTGGGACGAACCCGGTCTGCATTACGGCACCCGGAAAAAATGAGCAGTCGTTGTGCCTGGATATGGCGACGAGTATCACGCCCTGGAATACGGTGGCCAATGCTGCGACGGAAGGGGTTTCGATTCCAAGCGGCTGGGCCCTGGATGCCAACGGGGAGGTGACGACCGATCCGAACGAGGTCGCTGCCCTGTTTCCCTTTGGTGGGTTTAAAGGTTCCGGTCTGGGGCTGTTGATCGATGTGCTCTGTGCGCTTTTGGGCGGTGCACCGATTGGGCCAGATATCCCGAAAATGTATGGCGATCTTTCTCAGCGACGATTACTGGGCGGCCTGGTGGGCGCGATTGACATCAGCCGATTCACTGACGTCTCCGGGTTCCAGGATCGCATTGCCGAGATCATTCAACGCTGGGGGGCTTTGAAACCGCTGGCGGCCGGGGAGAAAGTCTTGTATCCCGGTGAGCCAGAGGCTTTGCAGCGGGAGGAGCGTTTGCAGACGGGAATTCCCGTGGGGCTCAAATTGATTGCTCAGTTCAACGCACTGGCGGAACAGCGCGGATTGCAGCCATTAGAAGTGGAGACTTCTGTCGCTGAAGAATGCACTTCCGCAGTGACTTCCTCAACGACGGAATCGGTGAGTTGA
- a CDS encoding DUF1501 domain-containing protein, with protein sequence MKHGNHHQGQARISRREMLRRSSAGFGSLALAGLLGSESQAAGASLAQQPHFAPKAKRVIFLFMHGGPSHMDTFDYKPQLQKDSGKPLPFDKPKIFSAQTGNLLGSPWKFKQHGESGAWVSELFPHVAGCVDDLCIINSMYGSNSRHGGALLELHTGSDTFVRPSMGSWITYGLGSENQDLPGFITVCPTLTHGGVNAYSSSFLPADFQGTPIGNASIPADKALIPFIKNKSGVPLATQRKELDFLQQINREHLSEAGPDAALEGRINSFELAYRMQTTAPELQDISDESEATQKMYGLDNDVTKNFGRQCLMARRFAERGVRFVQITHSYKWDQHSGLKTALPRNCQEVDQPIAALIKDLKSRGLLEDTLVLWGGEFGRTPVSQGADGRDHNPQGYTMWLAGGGIKGGLQYGATDDYGYYAVKDKIHVHDLHATMLHLLGLDHKRLTYKFAGRDFRLTDIHGEVMYDLFS encoded by the coding sequence ATGAAACACGGAAATCATCATCAGGGACAGGCCAGGATCTCGCGGCGGGAAATGCTGCGGCGGAGTTCTGCCGGGTTTGGCAGTCTGGCACTGGCGGGACTGCTGGGGAGCGAAAGCCAGGCAGCCGGAGCGTCGCTGGCGCAGCAGCCGCACTTCGCGCCCAAAGCCAAACGCGTGATCTTTCTGTTCATGCACGGCGGTCCTTCGCACATGGATACGTTCGATTACAAACCGCAGCTGCAGAAAGACAGCGGAAAGCCACTCCCCTTTGATAAGCCCAAGATTTTCTCGGCCCAGACGGGTAACCTGCTCGGTTCTCCCTGGAAGTTCAAGCAGCATGGCGAGAGCGGCGCCTGGGTGAGCGAACTGTTTCCGCATGTGGCGGGCTGCGTGGACGACCTGTGTATTATCAACTCGATGTACGGTTCGAATTCTCGGCATGGCGGGGCACTGCTGGAACTGCATACCGGAAGTGACACGTTTGTGCGTCCGAGCATGGGCTCGTGGATCACTTACGGCCTGGGATCGGAGAACCAGGATCTGCCCGGCTTTATCACGGTCTGTCCGACGCTGACGCATGGAGGTGTGAATGCCTACAGTTCGTCGTTTCTGCCAGCCGATTTTCAGGGAACGCCGATCGGCAATGCGAGTATTCCTGCGGACAAGGCGCTGATTCCCTTTATCAAAAACAAGAGCGGCGTGCCGCTGGCGACGCAGCGGAAGGAACTCGATTTTCTACAACAGATAAACCGGGAGCACTTGAGTGAAGCGGGCCCCGATGCGGCGCTGGAGGGGCGGATCAACTCGTTCGAGCTGGCGTACCGGATGCAGACGACGGCCCCGGAACTGCAGGACATCAGTGATGAGTCGGAAGCGACCCAGAAAATGTATGGACTGGATAACGACGTGACCAAAAACTTCGGGCGGCAGTGTCTGATGGCGCGGCGGTTCGCGGAACGGGGCGTGCGGTTCGTGCAGATTACGCACAGTTACAAGTGGGATCAGCATTCCGGATTGAAGACGGCGTTGCCGCGGAACTGTCAGGAAGTGGATCAGCCGATCGCGGCCCTGATTAAAGATCTCAAATCCCGGGGGCTGCTGGAAGACACGCTGGTGCTTTGGGGAGGCGAATTCGGTCGGACCCCTGTGAGCCAGGGAGCGGATGGCCGGGACCATAACCCGCAGGGCTATACCATGTGGCTGGCGGGAGGCGGTATCAAAGGGGGCCTGCAGTACGGTGCCACGGACGACTATGGTTATTATGCCGTGAAGGACAAGATCCACGTGCATGATCTGCACGCCACGATGCTGCATCTACTGGGCCTGGATCATAAACGGCTGACGTACAAATTTGCCGGCCGGGATTTCCGGCTGACAGACATTCATGGCGAGGTGATGTACGACCTGTTTTCCTGA
- a CDS encoding DUF1553 domain-containing protein, with translation MRRLLLLAFGFFCLVSAVEKRTLIAAEADLKQAEFFEKRIRPLLIAECYDCHSEDSIESGLRVDSLSGLIRGGERGPALVPGKPKESLLISAVQHSGQLHMPLKDKLSQKAIADLIQWVEAGAYWPNAKPISEIRKEAERDTGPLFTKAEQEFWAFQPPREPAVPQTRNREWAQQPLDQFVLVRLEQADAEPASRADKRTLIRRATFDLIGLPPTNKEVQAFLADDSPDAFAKVIDRLLASPRYGERWGRHWLDVARYADSNGLDENLSYANAFRYRDYVIAAFNQDKPFDQFVQEQLAGDILANQPGAENRPEKITATGFLSIGAKMLAEDDQVKMQMDIIDEQLDTVGRTFMGLTLGCARCHSHKFDPIPIEDYYSLAGIFKSTKTMENFKVVARWQEQMLASPEEIQALEQQQQQIAKLDAEIKQIVKQADERFLSAARKRSREYLLASAIKNYHDQLLKSTGPIGADPGAYKSHAAILVEAENFQTGNVKKATTGYGEGIGVIYNKGTLPNIAEYEIEVPKTGRYQLEIRYAAAQSRPVELSINGELVKKDAASAVTGSWYPKSQEWKVEGFYTLKQGKNRVRLESKIPFPHIDKLLIAEPRTATEQPGGVLAEIPVPENLVSSLTLQWASLIKKSAEDQDSPFAIWNHLIQTGSVPETLNPKWVRFSGLNELPEKERILKAAALYGTLFEEVLAEWEAYQKTEAGKEAQGLPDPQREKLRQMLTDAKSLFALPSDRETWYEAPAQEKLTARREQKKQQEAALPVYPTAMSVSEQKPENLKVHLRGSHFTLGKEVPRQFLQIIEGEEQTPIDDQHSGRLKLAEWLTSGSHPLTARVMVNRIWRWHFGDGLVRTPDNFGKLGERPTHPELLDWLAVQFVKQGWSIKEMHRLIMLSSTYQMSSEYNPELAGRDPENRLLWRVNRKRLEAEAIRDSILKVCGNLDLEMGGSMLGVENRKYVTSTRNVNPVMYQTNRRSVYLPIVRSALYEVLQAFDFADPSVLSGNRVHTTVAPQALFMMNSDFIMQQTSDFAEQVLHETHLDRAGKVKLVYERVFSRPASELEVSRALAYMDQYRQELEPLKMKPEEQEQRTWQSLCRVLISSNEFLFLD, from the coding sequence ATGAGACGACTGTTGCTGTTGGCATTTGGATTCTTCTGCCTCGTTTCTGCGGTCGAGAAACGTACGTTAATCGCGGCGGAAGCGGATCTGAAGCAGGCGGAATTCTTCGAGAAACGGATTCGTCCGTTGCTGATTGCCGAATGTTATGACTGCCATAGTGAAGATTCCATCGAGAGCGGGTTACGTGTCGATTCGCTGTCAGGATTGATTCGAGGGGGCGAACGTGGTCCTGCCCTGGTGCCGGGCAAGCCGAAAGAGAGCCTGCTGATCAGCGCGGTCCAGCACAGCGGGCAGCTGCATATGCCCCTCAAAGATAAACTGAGCCAGAAGGCGATTGCCGATCTGATTCAATGGGTTGAAGCAGGCGCATACTGGCCGAACGCGAAACCGATCTCGGAAATCCGCAAAGAAGCAGAGAGAGATACGGGGCCGCTGTTTACGAAAGCGGAGCAGGAGTTCTGGGCCTTTCAACCGCCGCGGGAACCTGCGGTGCCACAAACCCGGAACCGGGAGTGGGCACAGCAGCCGCTGGATCAGTTTGTGCTGGTGCGTCTGGAACAGGCGGACGCGGAGCCGGCCTCACGCGCGGATAAGCGGACACTGATCAGGCGGGCGACGTTCGATCTGATCGGCCTCCCTCCGACGAATAAGGAAGTCCAAGCATTTCTGGCCGACGATTCCCCGGATGCGTTTGCGAAAGTGATTGACCGTCTGCTGGCATCACCGCGCTATGGTGAACGCTGGGGGCGGCACTGGCTGGACGTGGCACGCTATGCCGATTCGAACGGTCTCGATGAAAACCTGTCGTATGCGAACGCGTTCCGCTATCGGGATTATGTGATCGCCGCCTTCAACCAGGATAAGCCTTTCGATCAGTTTGTGCAGGAACAACTGGCGGGGGATATTCTTGCAAATCAACCAGGGGCGGAGAACCGTCCCGAGAAAATCACTGCGACCGGCTTCCTGTCGATCGGGGCCAAGATGCTGGCCGAAGATGACCAGGTCAAAATGCAGATGGATATCATCGACGAACAGCTGGATACTGTGGGGCGGACTTTCATGGGACTGACCCTGGGGTGCGCCCGCTGCCATTCACATAAGTTCGATCCGATTCCGATTGAAGACTACTATTCACTGGCGGGGATCTTCAAAAGTACAAAGACGATGGAGAACTTCAAGGTGGTCGCCCGCTGGCAGGAACAGATGCTGGCCAGTCCGGAAGAGATCCAGGCGCTGGAGCAGCAGCAACAGCAGATCGCGAAGCTGGATGCTGAGATCAAGCAGATCGTGAAACAGGCGGATGAACGGTTTCTGAGTGCAGCGCGAAAGCGGTCCCGCGAATATCTGCTGGCGTCTGCGATTAAAAACTATCACGATCAACTGTTGAAATCGACCGGTCCGATTGGTGCCGACCCCGGTGCTTATAAGTCGCATGCGGCAATCCTGGTCGAAGCGGAAAACTTTCAGACCGGTAACGTGAAGAAAGCGACGACCGGGTACGGCGAGGGGATTGGCGTTATCTATAACAAGGGGACGCTCCCCAACATTGCCGAGTATGAAATTGAGGTCCCGAAAACCGGCCGCTATCAGCTGGAAATTCGCTATGCGGCGGCCCAGTCCCGGCCGGTGGAACTTTCGATCAACGGTGAGCTGGTCAAGAAAGATGCGGCCAGCGCGGTGACCGGCAGCTGGTATCCCAAGTCGCAAGAGTGGAAGGTGGAAGGTTTCTATACACTCAAGCAGGGCAAGAACCGGGTGCGGCTGGAGAGCAAGATTCCCTTTCCGCATATTGATAAGCTATTGATTGCAGAGCCCCGCACCGCGACTGAGCAGCCCGGAGGAGTGCTGGCTGAGATCCCGGTTCCGGAGAATCTGGTTTCGAGCCTGACGCTGCAGTGGGCTTCATTGATTAAAAAGTCTGCTGAAGACCAGGACTCGCCATTTGCTATCTGGAATCATCTGATTCAAACAGGATCGGTGCCCGAAACGTTGAATCCCAAATGGGTACGCTTCAGTGGATTGAATGAACTTCCGGAGAAAGAGCGGATTTTGAAAGCTGCTGCACTTTACGGTACTCTATTCGAGGAAGTGCTGGCAGAGTGGGAGGCTTATCAGAAAACGGAAGCCGGGAAAGAGGCGCAGGGACTGCCTGACCCACAGCGGGAAAAGCTGCGGCAGATGCTGACCGATGCGAAGTCACTATTTGCCTTACCCTCAGATCGGGAGACCTGGTATGAAGCGCCGGCTCAAGAGAAACTGACTGCCCGGCGTGAGCAGAAGAAACAGCAGGAAGCGGCTTTGCCCGTCTACCCGACGGCGATGTCGGTCTCCGAGCAGAAGCCGGAAAACTTGAAAGTGCATTTGCGGGGCAGCCATTTCACGCTGGGGAAAGAGGTTCCCCGGCAGTTCCTGCAGATTATTGAGGGGGAAGAGCAGACACCCATCGATGACCAGCACAGCGGTCGCCTGAAACTGGCCGAGTGGCTGACCAGCGGTTCGCATCCGCTGACGGCACGCGTGATGGTGAACCGCATCTGGCGGTGGCACTTTGGTGACGGACTGGTCAGAACGCCGGACAACTTCGGAAAACTGGGAGAACGTCCTACGCATCCGGAACTTTTGGACTGGCTGGCGGTGCAGTTTGTGAAACAGGGCTGGTCGATCAAAGAGATGCATCGGCTGATCATGCTTTCGTCAACGTACCAGATGAGTTCTGAGTACAACCCCGAACTGGCGGGACGCGATCCCGAGAACCGCCTGTTGTGGCGTGTGAATCGCAAGCGTCTGGAAGCGGAGGCGATCCGGGATTCGATTCTGAAGGTGTGCGGCAATCTCGACCTGGAGATGGGCGGTTCGATGCTGGGTGTCGAGAACCGGAAGTATGTCACCAGTACGCGTAACGTCAATCCTGTGATGTATCAGACCAATCGGCGTTCGGTTTATCTGCCGATTGTGAGAAGTGCGTTGTATGAAGTTTTGCAGGCCTTTGATTTTGCCGATCCGAGTGTTCTATCCGGGAACCGGGTACATACGACGGTTGCGCCGCAGGCCTTATTCATGATGAACAGCGATTTCATCATGCAGCAAACCAGCGACTTTGCAGAGCAGGTACTACACGAGACTCACCTGGATCGGGCGGGGAAGGTTAAGCTGGTCTACGAGCGGGTTTTTAGTCGACCGGCGAGCGAGTTAGAGGTATCGCGGGCACTGGCTTACATGGATCAGTATCGGCAGGAACTCGAGCCGCTGAAGATGAAACCGGAAGAGCAGGAGCAGCGGACCTGGCAGAGCCTGTGCCGGGTGCTGATTTCTTCGAACGAGTTTCTGTTTTTGGATTGA
- the pheT gene encoding phenylalanine--tRNA ligase subunit beta, translated as MHINTGWLRDYLSADCKESELLDALMTVGLEIEEEHHLGQALAPIRIGFIREKKPLAGADHLFECQVEIEKGKLITIICATAHPVEVGWGVPVALAGTKLPSGALISEGKIKGTLSQGMICLDGEMGLIARSTGLQVFEDEATLGASLPSVAPIEESLVEVSVLPNRPDCLGMIGVAREVAAVLDMELKYPSARELSSTGAGDAVAVEIADDSLCSRYTCQVFDGVQVRKSPHWLQSRLQTAGLRAINNVVDITNFVMLEWGQPLHAFDFDSLKGNKIEVRRIKEGETLKLLDETEVDAKEQPLVIADGEKPIALAGIMGGADSQTTNESKRILLESACFDPVCIRTSSRKLKISTDSSYRFERGTDPNGMLSGAFNRAAELLQDPELSGAKPASPVTDSYPNVKQPTQFPLDAPRISKILGAEITNQQITDCLSKLEMTHDDKTISVPTWRVDVNNPVVLAEDVARLLRYDSIVMKPMVATTTKGRYSEADTLRSKIASFLTGNGFLESRTPPLTTEQTALAFSQWPGESIQVQNPISKEMTTLRQSLVGSLVEVAERNARRGASSFRFFEIDRTFRENNSENDERWMVGGVLGGPINDAAWIARESEIDFLRAKGLLENLLAHLEVEQVTYTNEEPALGYRVEEFAVISHDGERIGALGRIDLGALGIKDRARVPLYGFELDISTLLKGRGPARMFAGLARTQVIARDISILVPVDLPYLEIERSLENAFAAAVENLETEPRKESEGEISLQPKLESVVCIDTFVGESVGEGAKSLTIRMLFRDANHTLTSGEAQQMMDFVVKQLQSEHGAVQR; from the coding sequence ATGCACATTAATACTGGTTGGTTGCGCGATTACCTGTCGGCGGATTGCAAAGAGAGCGAACTGCTGGATGCCCTGATGACGGTCGGGCTGGAAATCGAAGAAGAACATCACCTGGGCCAGGCCCTGGCGCCCATCCGGATCGGTTTTATCCGGGAGAAGAAGCCGCTGGCGGGTGCAGATCATCTGTTCGAATGCCAAGTGGAAATCGAAAAAGGGAAGCTGATTACCATCATCTGTGCGACCGCGCATCCGGTGGAAGTGGGCTGGGGTGTGCCCGTGGCATTGGCCGGTACGAAGCTGCCCAGCGGGGCCCTGATTTCCGAGGGTAAGATTAAAGGGACATTGTCCCAGGGAATGATCTGCCTGGACGGTGAAATGGGGCTGATCGCCCGTTCGACGGGGCTGCAGGTCTTTGAAGACGAAGCCACGCTGGGAGCCAGCCTGCCATCGGTCGCTCCGATTGAAGAATCGCTGGTGGAAGTCTCGGTACTGCCGAACCGTCCCGACTGCCTGGGGATGATCGGTGTGGCCCGCGAAGTGGCTGCCGTCCTGGACATGGAATTGAAATATCCGAGTGCCCGTGAATTGAGTTCTACGGGTGCGGGTGATGCGGTGGCTGTTGAGATTGCCGACGATTCACTCTGCTCACGTTATACATGCCAGGTATTTGACGGCGTCCAGGTGCGGAAGTCGCCTCACTGGCTGCAGAGCCGTTTGCAGACGGCCGGTCTGCGGGCGATCAACAATGTGGTCGACATCACCAACTTCGTGATGCTGGAATGGGGACAGCCGCTGCATGCTTTCGATTTTGACAGCCTGAAAGGGAACAAGATCGAAGTCCGCCGGATTAAAGAAGGCGAAACCCTGAAGCTGCTGGATGAGACAGAAGTCGATGCCAAAGAGCAGCCGCTGGTGATTGCCGACGGCGAAAAACCGATCGCTTTGGCCGGGATCATGGGAGGCGCGGATTCGCAGACAACGAATGAGTCGAAGCGGATTCTGCTGGAGTCGGCCTGTTTCGATCCGGTCTGCATCCGGACTTCGTCCCGCAAGCTGAAGATCAGCACGGATTCTTCCTATCGTTTCGAGCGGGGAACCGATCCGAACGGGATGCTGAGCGGCGCGTTCAACCGGGCTGCAGAGCTGCTACAGGATCCGGAACTCTCCGGAGCTAAACCGGCTTCGCCCGTGACGGACAGTTACCCGAACGTCAAACAGCCGACACAGTTCCCCCTGGATGCGCCACGTATTTCGAAAATCCTGGGGGCAGAGATTACTAATCAGCAGATTACGGACTGTCTGTCCAAGCTGGAAATGACGCACGACGACAAGACCATTTCGGTGCCGACCTGGCGGGTGGATGTGAATAATCCGGTGGTGCTGGCCGAGGATGTGGCCCGGCTGTTGCGTTATGACAGTATCGTAATGAAGCCAATGGTGGCGACTACAACTAAAGGGCGATATTCCGAAGCGGATACGCTGCGAAGCAAAATTGCGAGCTTCCTGACCGGTAACGGATTCCTGGAAAGCCGGACTCCGCCGCTGACGACCGAACAGACCGCGCTGGCGTTCAGCCAGTGGCCAGGCGAATCGATTCAGGTGCAGAACCCAATTTCGAAAGAGATGACGACGCTGCGTCAGAGTCTGGTGGGGAGTCTGGTGGAAGTCGCAGAGCGAAATGCCCGCCGCGGGGCCAGCAGTTTCCGCTTCTTCGAAATCGACCGGACCTTCCGCGAGAACAATTCTGAAAACGATGAACGGTGGATGGTCGGCGGTGTACTGGGCGGCCCGATCAATGACGCTGCCTGGATTGCCCGGGAGAGCGAGATCGACTTCCTGCGTGCCAAGGGGCTGCTGGAAAACCTGCTGGCACATCTGGAAGTCGAGCAGGTCACCTACACCAATGAAGAGCCGGCCCTGGGATATCGGGTCGAAGAGTTCGCCGTGATTTCACATGACGGCGAGCGGATTGGGGCCCTGGGACGTATCGATCTGGGAGCCCTGGGAATCAAAGACCGGGCACGCGTGCCCCTGTATGGTTTCGAGCTGGATATCTCAACGCTGCTGAAGGGGAGAGGACCGGCCCGGATGTTCGCCGGTCTGGCACGGACCCAGGTGATTGCCCGCGATATTTCGATTCTGGTACCCGTCGATCTGCCTTACCTGGAGATCGAGCGGTCACTGGAGAATGCCTTCGCCGCTGCTGTGGAGAATCTGGAGACGGAACCCCGCAAGGAGAGCGAAGGGGAGATCAGCCTGCAGCCGAAGCTGGAGAGCGTGGTCTGCATCGATACCTTCGTCGGTGAGAGCGTGGGAGAGGGGGCAAAGAGCCTGACGATCCGGATGCTGTTCCGCGATGCGAACCATACGCTGACTTCGGGTGAAGCGCAGCAGATGATGGACTTTGTCGTGAAGCAGTTGCAGTCCGAACATGGAGCAGTTCAGCGGTAA